ACATGACCCGGCGGTTGACGTTCCTCTTCGCGCTCGCCGCCGGTGCGGCCATCGGCAACCTCTACCTCGCGCAGCCGCTGCTCGATCTGATCGCCCGCGACCTCCGGACGTCGACGTCGTCCGCGGGCTTGCTGGTCACCGCCACACAGGTCGGCTATGCGGCCGGGGTGCTGCTGATCGTGCCGCTCGGCGATGTCGTCGACCGGCGCCGGCTGGTGCCGGGGATGTTGCTGTGTTCCGCGCCCGCGCTGCTGCTGTGTGCGGCCGCACCGACGATCGGGGTGCTGCTCGGCGCGGTGGCCGTGCTCGGGCTGACCACCGTCGCGGGCCAGCTTCTGACGCCGCTGGCCGGGGACCTCGCCGCTGCGGAGCACCGTGGGCAGGTGGTGGGCACCGTGGGCTCGGGAATCCTCACCGGGATCCTGGCGTCGCGAGCGATCAGCGGTCTGGTGGCGTATGCCGCCGGGTGGCGCGCCATCTTTCTGGCCGCCGCCGCGCTCGCCGTGACCCTCGCCGTGCTGCTGTTCCGGGCTCTTCCGCCGTTGCCGCCCAAGACCCGCATGCCCTACCCGGCGCTGATCGCCTCGGTGCCGGTGATGGCGCTGCGCGAACGCTCGGTCCGCTGGACGCTGGTGCTGGGCGCCAGCGGCTTCGCGGCGTTCGCGATGTTCTGGACGGCGTTGACGTTCCGGCTCAGCGCGCCGCCGTTCTCGTACCCCGTCTCGGTCATCGGTCTGTTCGGTCTCGCCGGCCTCGCCGGTGCGGTGGCCGCGCAACGCTCCGGTCAGTTGCACGATCGCGGCTGGTCCATGCCGGCCACGGGCGTCGGCTGGATGGTCGTCCTGCTGTCCTTTGTGCTCGCTGGGCTCGCCGGTCGGTCGATCGCGCTGCTGCTGATCGCCATCGTCACCCTCGACGTGGCGTTGCAGGCGGTGGCCCTGCTCAACCGCATGCGCATCTTCGCGGTCTCACACGAGGCCAGAAGCAGACTCAACACGGCGTACGTGTTCAGCAACTTCATCGGCGCCGCCCTCGGCTCGGCGGCCGCGACGACGCTGTGGTCCTTGGGCCACTGGGCGGCTGTCTCCGCGGCCGG
This genomic interval from Asanoa ferruginea contains the following:
- a CDS encoding MFS transporter, which encodes MTRRLTFLFALAAGAAIGNLYLAQPLLDLIARDLRTSTSSAGLLVTATQVGYAAGVLLIVPLGDVVDRRRLVPGMLLCSAPALLLCAAAPTIGVLLGAVAVLGLTTVAGQLLTPLAGDLAAAEHRGQVVGTVGSGILTGILASRAISGLVAYAAGWRAIFLAAAALAVTLAVLLFRALPPLPPKTRMPYPALIASVPVMALRERSVRWTLVLGASGFAAFAMFWTALTFRLSAPPFSYPVSVIGLFGLAGLAGAVAAQRSGQLHDRGWSMPATGVGWMVVLLSFVLAGLAGRSIALLLIAIVTLDVALQAVALLNRMRIFAVSHEARSRLNTAYVFSNFIGAALGSAAATTLWSLGHWAAVSAAGVVLSVFALGVWAVGRRGALVVAAPL